TGAACGAATTTATTTCTCGCGCGGAACAGATAAAAATATTTACCAGGAAAGAAAAGACCTTGGAAAATATCTTACTCCCGCAATACTGAAAGCTATCAATTATGATTTTGAGAATACTGTTTTTTCATATATTCCCAATACCGCATCTACTGCCTTTAACGGACTGGTAGAAGAACTGGACACTTTCTGTAAAAAAGTTCATAAAGAAAAAATTCTGCAATGCAGTGGTAATATCACTTCTGAAAAACTTGATGAAATATTAAAACTAAAACCCAGGATTGAAACACTTGCCGTTAAAGATGTAAAGCTTCGTACATTCATCACCCAGGATACCAAGCGCGACGACCTGGTAACGCATGTTTATGATGTAACCTATGGCATAGTAAGAAAAGGGAAAGATACATTAGTTGTTCTTGACGATTCTATTGTTCGCGGAACTACTTTAAAAAACAGTATTATCCGCATGCTCGACCGGCTCGGACCAAAAAAAATAATTATTGCATCATCGGCTCCGCAGATACGTTATCCTGATTGCTATGGTATTGATATGGCTAAACTAAGCGATTTTATTGCATTTAAAGCAGCCATAGAATTATTGAAAGACACTCGCCAGGATAATATTATCAACGAAGTTTACAAGAAATGTAAAGAACAGGAACTTCTTC
The Bacteroidales bacterium DNA segment above includes these coding regions:
- a CDS encoding amidophosphoribosyltransferase; amino-acid sequence: ERIYFSRGTDKNIYQERKDLGKYLTPAILKAINYDFENTVFSYIPNTASTAFNGLVEELDTFCKKVHKEKILQCSGNITSEKLDEILKLKPRIETLAVKDVKLRTFITQDTKRDDLVTHVYDVTYGIVRKGKDTLVVLDDSIVRGTTLKNSIIRMLDRLGPKKIIIASSAPQIRYPDCYGIDMAKLSDFIAFKAAIELLKDTRQDNIINEVYKKCKEQELLPKEEIVNYVKLIYKAFTAEQVSEKISFMLKEKEVKADLQIIFQTIEDLHESCPDNKGDWYFTGNYPTPGGNKVVNKSFINYIEGRNERAYGIESKINP